GCGGGCCACCATCACCGGATGACCGCCTGACTGTGAGACGGCCATGGCCGTCCCCTTCCCGATGCCGCGCGAGGCTCCCGTCACGATGACCACGCGCCCCTCGAGGCTGAACGCATTCGGCATGCCACAAGGGTACGCCGGGCCGCCGAAGGCGGTCCCCGGGCGTCCGGGGCACCTGTCCCTTCATGCGCGAACCTCCCGTTGTCCTTGTGTGAACCGTCACGTGGCGTTCTACGATTGCACCACCTGAGCGAGTCGACCCCGGAAGCAGGAGCCCACATGCTGAGTTACGCATTCACCGAGGAGCAGGACGACATCCGCGCGATGGTGCGGGAGTTCGCCGAGGCGGAGATCGCCCCGCTCGTCGAGGAGTCAGAGAAGAACGAGCAGTTCCCCGTCGAGATCATGCCCAAGCTCGGTGAGCTGGGGCTTCTCGGCATCGTGTTCCCGGAGGAGTACGGCGGCATCGACGCCGGCAAGATCACCGAGTGCATCTTCGTCGAGGAGATGACCAAGGTCTGCGCCGGCATGACCGCATCGGTCAACGCCCACGCCGACCTGGCGTCGTTCCCGATCTACAAGTTCGGCAACGACGAGCAGCGTGCCAAGTACCTGCCCGACGCCATCGCCGGCCAGACCATCGGCGCCTACGCCATCACCGAGCCCAACACGGGCTCCGACGCCGCCGGCCTTGCCACCAGCGCGAAGAAGACGTCCAACGGCTACGTCCTCAACGGCCGCAAGAACTTCATCACCAACGGCACCATCTGCGACTTCTGCCTGGTGGCCGCCTACACCGACAAGGACAAGCGCGGCGAGGGCATCTCGGTGTTCATCGTCGATCGGGACACCCCGGGCTTCGAGGTCACCCGCAAGCTCGAGAAGATGGGCCACCGCTCCTCCGACACCGCCGAGCTGGTGTTCGAGGACTGCGAGGTGGGCGAGGAGACCCTGCTGGGCGGCAAGGAGGGTGCCTTCGGCGCCCTCATGGAGGCCCTCATCACCGGTCGCGTGTCGCACGGCGTGAAGAGCGCCGCCATCGCCGAGGGCGCCCTGGAGCAGGCGGTCAAGTACGCCCACGAGCGCGAGGCCTTCGGCCGCTCGCTGAGCAAGTTCCAGGCGCTGCGCTTCAAGCTGGCCACCATGGCCACCAAGGTGGAGGCCGCCAAGGCCCTCGCGTACAAGGCCGCCTGGCTCTACGAGACCGGCCAGCCGTGCGTGAAGGAGGCCTCGATGGCCAAGTACTTCTCGGCCGAGGTCGCCGATGAGGTCACCCGTGACGCCGTGCAGATCCACGGCGGCTACGGCTACATCACCGAGTACCCGGTGGAGCGCATGTACCGCGACGCCAAGTTGGCCAGCATCACCGAGGGCACCTCGGAGATCCAGCAGCTCATCATCAGCAAGGAGCTCGGCCTGTAGGCCGACTCCCCACGGGGGCGGCGCCCCCGCTCAGGCACTCGAAGGGCCCCGGGAAACCGGGGCCCTTCTGTATTGGTCAGCCGCTATCGGTGGGCGTGGCGCATGCCGCGGCGCGTGGCCAGGTGCGACAGGCCTGCCAGCACCATGTCGCCGGCACGCGAGCTCACCGGCTTGCGCAGGCGGGCCATCTTCACGCGGGCCGATGCCAGCGCGGTGCGCAGCTGGTCGCGCTCCGCGCGGAGGGCCGCCAGTTCGTCCGAGAGGCGGTCCACCTCGG
The Actinomycetota bacterium genome window above contains:
- a CDS encoding acyl-CoA dehydrogenase, whose protein sequence is MSYAFTEEQDDIRAMVREFAEAEIAPLVEESEKNEQFPVEIMPKLGELGLLGIVFPEEYGGIDAGKITECIFVEEMTKVCAGMTASVNAHADLASFPIYKFGNDEQRAKYLPDAIAGQTIGAYAITEPNTGSDAAGLATSAKKTSNGYVLNGRKNFITNGTICDFCLVAAYTDKDKRGEGISVFIVDRDTPGFEVTRKLEKMGHRSSDTAELVFEDCEVGEETLLGGKEGAFGALMEALITGRVSHGVKSAAIAEGALEQAVKYAHEREAFGRSLSKFQALRFKLATMATKVEAAKALAYKAAWLYETGQPCVKEASMAKYFSAEVADEVTRDAVQIHGGYGYITEYPVERMYRDAKLASITEGTSEIQQLIISKELGL